In Desulfopila inferna, the DNA window TTGATGTTATGGAGCACCTCTGTGCCGCTGTAGGAAAAACAGAGGTCGTCAATTTCTATAATCGGAGCAGCCATGGTCTTTCCTATTGAACAGCCACTGAAAATGTGTGGGCGGCTTTTTTCATATTGGCAACCCAGTTTTCCGCCAGGGGATCGACTACTCTGACTTCGCCGTCTATCTCCCTGGCAATGATCGAGGCGCTTTTTTGTGAGAACTGCTGCTGGGCAAAAACCACTTTGATTTCATGCTCTCTTGCGTATTCTATCAATTCTGCCAGCTGCGCAGGTTTAGGGGTTTTGCCCTCGATTTCTATGGCAATCTGCTCAAGCCCGTACTCCCGGGCAAAGTATCCCCAAGAAGGATGGAAGACCATAAAACGTTTGCCGCGGTGCTCCTTGAGGAGATCCTGCAGCTCGTGATGCAGCGCCTCCAGCTCCGCTGTAAATCGTGTATAGTTGGTCTGAAAAAGTGAGGATTTGTCGGGAAAAAGATCAACCAGGGCTGAGTAAATAATTGCTGCCTGTTTTTTCACCAGGGTTGGAGATAGCCAGATATGCGGATCTTGTGCCTTTCGTGCAAGGTTGTGGCGTTGCTTATGTTCACCTCCGGTGTCGTCCTCGTGCTTGTGAGAGGTATCCATGGCGATCTTATCTATGCCTTCATCGGTATGGATAATCTTTATGGCAGGGTTGGTGCCGCTGATTTTATCCAGCCAGACGTTTTCAAAAGGAACGCCGATGGCGAAATAGGCACTACTGGAAGCGAGCATTACCATCTGTGACGGTTTTGGTTCATAGGTCGCGGGATTTGCTCCGGGTTGAACCATAACCTGAACATCCACCGTATCTCCGCCGATCTGCTCCACAAAGAATTTCTGGGGAAGAATAGAGACAAACACCTGATCAGGCATTGTTTCTGCCGCTCCTGATGTTGCTGGAAATATGACGAATAAACATGAGATTATAGATAACCAAATGGTTGTCATCACAGTCTGCCCCGAAGATGGAATGAGATCGCTAATGTCGTGCAACTAAATTGCATTGATCAATATTACTATGCAACTATATTGCATTTACCTGCATTGGCAAGAAAAAATATGGTGAAATCATGATCCTGCTGATATGCTGGGAATAGCTGAGCCGTAATTTTTGATGGACTCGTAAAAAGCTCGATCTACGTCGTTGTAGATCTGAAATGGCGAGTTGCCGTACCACATGTACTGCCAACTTGCCATTCCAGATATTACTTCTAGTATATCAAGCTTTCTCGAAGTCGGAGTTTATGCCCGTACGGGTGCTTATCGCAGAGTCCATCCAGGCACCTTCAATGACTTTTTACAAAATTATCAATTTTTACGAATCTATCAGAGATTATGCACTAATGCACAGCAAGTGAGTATAGACATGCCCAGGAAAGGCCTCTTTATCGCCGGTATCATAGCTTTTATTCTGCTTATCGGCGCCGTTGTTTTTCTGCTCCTGCCAACCATCGCCAATCAGTTTCTCCTTTCCGCGACAGCCGGGAAAATACCCTTCTCTCAACATGAACTGCGTCTCTTAAGGGTCTCACCCTGGCATCTGGAAGGCACGATTTTTCTGGGTGAAAAGGATAAACCAGGTATCGTGGTACCCCGTTTTTCTCTGCATTATGCTCCAGAAGATCTTCTCAAAAAAGAGATTCGATCGCTGCATATCGAATCTGCCGTCATTCATCTGGAACAAAGAGAAGGGCGGCTTACCGTGCGCGGCCTGCAGAAGCGAGTTCCAGCCAAGGAGGAGCGGACTCCCATGGATATGCAGTCATTGCCGCTTGGCGTCGATGAAATCATCCTGAGAAACGGTGCCATTGTTTACCATAAAGAGAAATCCGATGTCTCTCTTCTTGGAGTTGACGGGGGAATATCTCTGCAATATCGGACTGGATCAGACGGTGAAAAGGAACTGCAGTCTCTCAAATGCAGCCTGCAAACCAGCGGTGCTTTGCCGGCCGGTCTTGAAGCCGCCGTACAATCGACGACGACGGGATACGAGATATCCTTCGATATGAGTATTACCGATATAGCCGATGCTGTTGAATTTGTGCCCGAAGCCGGGATAAACGAAATTGACGGGCAACTGAAACTGAGCGGCACTCTGCAGGCGGGCAAAACAGGTGGCATATCGCGGTATACCGGTGCTGCCGAACTTGAAGGGTTCCGATTGAACGGCATCGGCTTCATCCTGGAAAATGAAGAAGCTCAATCACCAGTCGTCCTTCAGCTTCAAGGAGATACCGCAAAGGTTCAATATCGGTTGGACGGGTTGATTTTCAGCGACCCTGAACAAAGTACTGTTGAACTTAGCGGAACCTATGGCTTTGAGGATGGAGAAGCGGAAGGCACAGTTACTCTGGTACCACAAAGAACCGGAACGCCGCTCATGATGGATTATCAGGGTACACTTTTGGCGACAACTGCATTGATGAAGTATCGTTTATACGGTGAACCGGTCACTTTCGGGAAGACCCTGAACATCAAGGGGTATAGTGCGGAGGGTGATGTCAGCATTCAGGGACAAACCATCTTGGGCAATATGACTATGCACGTAGATGAAATAACCGTAGAGGAACATGATCTTGCCTTGATTAATCTTAACCTGGATTTTCCCTTTAGTTATCCTCAAACCGTAAATGGTGCAGCAGTGTCCGGAAATGGTTCGATAGAGACGATTCGTTACCAGGGAGTTGACAGCGGCAGGCTGCAGGCATCCATTACCCCCTCTGCAGAGAAGTTATATCTGGATACTCTGCTGACTTCACCGCTGCATAATGAGCTGGAAATTTCCTGCAGCGGCTCTGTAAATATGGAATTAGAGACAATGCTCTCCTGCAGTCTGCCGGAAGTTGAAATATCATCTTCTGCATTGCCTGCATATATAACTCTTCCCCAATCTGTCTCCTTTACCGGGAAAATTGCCGGTGAGCTTGACCTGAAAATGCGTGATTTCCGCCCTTCCGGCAGTATGCAGCTGCAATATAGTGAGGGAAATGCGACATTCAACGAGCATACACTGTCGAATATTTCTGCAGGTCTCGAGTTTCCCGAACTGCCCAGGATTCGCAGCAGCGCCAGCCAGCTTATTACCATCGGTTCCATTGACCTTGGTGAGATCAGCATGTCGGATGCGCAGATATATCTACGAATTGATGATCCGCAAACACTCTTTGTCGAACGCTTGCGGGTGAAATGGAGCAAGGGAAGAGTAGAGGCTGCAGGATTTAAGGTTTATCAGGATATGGAACAGCTTGAAACCACATTCTACTGTGATAGACTGGGGTTAACCGAACTGCTGAATCAGTTCGGTATTGGAGATGCCGAGGGTGAAGGCTCCCTCAATGGCAGACTGCCGGTTATCATCAGCAGGGACGGCTTGGTCTTCGATGATGGATTTCTGTTTTCCACTCCCGGGAAGAGTGGTATAGTACGATTCAGGAATACGGAGCAGTTGCGCCAGGGAATGGAGGCTATGGAAAGATCTCCTTATCTGGAGTATACCATGGACGCCCTGCAGAACTTCTCCTATAACTGGACCAAGCTGACCTTTAATACAGAGCAGGAGATGTTGCTGCTTTCTCTGCAGCTTGACGGTAAACCGTCGGAGCCTCTCCCCTATGGCTTCATAGATGGTCAAATCGCGAGTACTGCTGAAGGCTCCGGAATTCAATATCCTCTCAGGGTCGATTTGAATTTTAGTCTGCCGTTGAGCGAGTTGTTTCGCTACGGGAAAAATATTCAATCCTTTATGGAGAATATGTGAAAATGAAATGTTTATTAGCACCGGCTCTGTTCTGCGGTCTGCTCGCGATGATTCTTAGCTCCGCAGCCTGCACCAGACATAATGTGCAAGTCGAACCTATTGAGGTAAAGCCGATTCATATCACCATAGATGTCAACGTCAGGGTAGATAGGGCTCTTGATGATTTCTTCAGTGATCTGGATGAAGTCAAGGCAGAATAATGTCACAACAATACCATAGAGGTGCTGCAATGAACCTTACCCGTAACTCATTTATCCTTCTTGTTTTTACCTGTATATTTCTGATCCTACCGGTTGCCGTACATTCAGCCTCGGTCAAAGAACGAATGGCGGCACGGATTCCTGCTATAGATGCTTTAAAAGATCAGGGGGTTATAGGGGAAAACAATGCGGGTTTCCTTGAATATCGCACGGCGGAAAAACCGCAGCAGGAACTTATTGCCGCTGAAAATGCAGATAGAGATCTCGTTTACAAGGCGATAGGCGATAGTCAGAAAGCTCCCGCTAACCTGGTAGGCCAGCGACGCGCCAAAATGATCGCTGAAAAGGGATCGCCCGGGCACTGGTTTCAAAGACCCGATGGAGAATGGTACAAAAAATAAAGACGGCACCATAAAAAAGCCCAATCACCGGCGTCATAGCCATGCTGACTTTTTAGGAGAGTATCTTAAGGGATGCCCCATAAAGTGTCTGCGATGTTGCCGAGGTGGACTCGGGAAAAAATTCTTTCGATGAAAGCCCTTGCATTGTCGTGCAAGGGCTTTTTTAAGTTAAATAAAGATCTGTTAAAATGAAGGTCTCGATTTTTCAGCTATACCCGGCCGTACACATCTCCAAACCTGATGATATCGTCTTCGCCAAGATAAGACCCTGATTGAACCTCAATCAGCTCCAACGGAATTTTTCCCGGATTCTCGAGAGAATGGGTGGTGCCCAGCGGAATGTAGATTGATTGGTTTTCCGTGAGCAGAATTGTGTCGTCTCCTTTTTCAATTCTGGCTGTACCGCTGACAACAACCCAGTGCTCCGCTCTGTGGTGGTGCATCTGCTGAGAAAGCTTCGCTCCCGGCTTGACCGTGATACGTTTCACTTGATAGCGATCTCCGGTATCAACTGAATCATATTTCCCCCAGGGCCGATAAACTTCCCGGTGGTTATAATGCTCTGTCCTCCCCTGTTTCTTCAGGGTTTCGACAATCTCCTTTACATTTTGAACCTTGTCTTTGGTGGCCACAAGAACGGCATCCGGGGTGTTGACAACAACAATATCTTCAAGACCGACAGCAGCAACAAGTTTACCGGTGGTGTTTATATAACAGTTGCGAACTTCATTGAGGAGGATGTCTCCTTTCAGAACATTGTTGTTCTCATCTTTTTCAGCGATATCCCAGAGTGCCGACCAGCTGCCGATATCATTCCATTGAACGTTAAGAGGCACAACATAGGCATCTCTGGTCTTTTCCATTACGGCATAATCGATGGAATCACTGGGGCAGTCTTCAAATTGAGCTCTATCGACACGATAAAACTCAAGATCTTTCGATGTGTGCTTCATGGCAGCCCTGCAGGCCCGTAAAATTTCGGGACTGTGAATTTCCAATTCTTCGAGGTAGCGCCTGGCCTTGAACATGAACATACCGCTGTTCCAGAAGTAGTCTCCGCTGTCGAGGTAGAGCCGGGCCGTTTCCAGATCCGGTTTTTCCACGAATTCGTCGACCGGATAGGCGGGCTCATCGGCGCTGTTCAAAGTTGATGTAAGCCCCTTTGCCCGAATATAACCGTAACCGGTTTCCGCCTCGGTGGGGACGATGCCGAAAGTAACCAGTTTATCCATCTCTGCGATTTTCAAAGCCTCGACTACTGTTTTCTGGAAGGCAGGAACGTCCTTGATGACATGATCCGCAGCCATGATCAGAAGAACGGGATCTTCTTCCTGGCTTAATGCTTCAATGGCGGCCAGGGCCGCCGCCGGGGCCGTGCTCCGTCCAACTGGCTCGAGAATAAGGGGTCCTGCTTTTTCGCCGATCAGGCGAAGCTGTTCCGCTACAATAAAGCGATGCTCTTCATTGCTTATGACGATCGCAGGAGAGCAGTTCATTCCATGAAGCCGCTTGAGCGTGTTCTGCAGCAGGGATTCTTCGCCTTCCAGGGCCATAAATTGCTTTGGATATAACATGCGGCTCAAGGGCCAGAGCCGGCTTCCAGTGCCACCTGCCATTATTACCGGAATCATAGGTTTCTCCGTTAGTTTTTTTTATTGGCTCAATTGTGCATAAAAGCGATCGGGTCAAAAATATGTACTATTATATTGCTGATATCTCGTTAAGAGTTATCGAAGGCGCCGAGTTGAAATCTGCGACAAGCACCCGTATGGGCATAAACTCCGACGTCGAGAAAGCTCGATAGGCGTAGGATCTCTAATGGCGATTAGGCGGTCTACAATGACGCAGATCGAACTTTTTTTGAGTCCATTATTAACTGAAGGAACTCAGTGTATTCATGCCGCGAGGCTGGAAGTTATTGCAAAAGCCTTTTTTTACGGTGCCGAATCTAATTTTTTGTACATAGCAGATCATAGCATTTCAGGCTGATATTGTTAATCAAACTTCTTTTTAAACTGGTTTTTTCGTTTCTTCACCAAACCTGAGCCGTGCCCTTATGCAGAAGCTTAACAGCAGAAAACCCGCTGAAGCAAGAAAAAGAAACAGCAGAACCGCCATGATTCCCATGGGCTTTAACGAGAACACCCCAATGGCGACAATACACTGCAACAGGCCGTATAACAGAGAAACCTTCCAGTGCGCCATTTTTTTCTCGTTGGCAACAATCTGATAGAGGTGCAAGCGGTGGGCTTGGGTGAGATTTTCCCCATTTTTCAGGCGAATAACCATGGTTGAGAGTTCATCTATGTAGAATGGAAAAAGCAGGGATGAAAAACACAGAAAATCAAGAATCGAATCTGTAATTCTAAAGACGATGACGGCGAAAACAAAACCGAGCAGTATGCTCCCCACATCCCCCATGAAGACACGTGCCCGTGGGATATTGAAGGGCAAAAATCCAAGACAGCCAAAAGCCAGAGATGCCGAAATGATACCAAAGGATGGCTCAAGGTTTTCAAGATGAAGAAAAAAAGCAAGAAATCCAAAAGCAACAGCACCGGTGATGGCGGCAATGCCATTGATACCATCCATGAAATTATAAAAATTGGCAGTTCCGACAATAAAAAAAATCCAAACAGGCAGGAGAAAGTATTCCAGTGTGCCGGCTGAATCACGATCAAAATAAACGAGAACTGCCAGCAATGCGCAAATAAATTGAACTGTCAACCGCAGCCGGGGAGATATGTCCCTGCGATCGCCAAGCAGGCCAAATAAAGAAATTATGCTGACGGAAGCGGAGAAAAGCAAAGGAATCCTGGTAAGCATGGAGAGAAGTAGAAATGCAGCGAGAATGCCGATACCGCCGCCTTTAGGAATAGGCTTCCTATGTGAACTTCGGTGATTTGGAATATCTATGAATCCGAGATCTTTTCCAAAAAAATAAATGCATGCTGCTCCAAGTCCTCCG includes these proteins:
- a CDS encoding metal ABC transporter solute-binding protein, Zn/Mn family, translated to MPDQVFVSILPQKFFVEQIGGDTVDVQVMVQPGANPATYEPKPSQMVMLASSSAYFAIGVPFENVWLDKISGTNPAIKIIHTDEGIDKIAMDTSHKHEDDTGGEHKQRHNLARKAQDPHIWLSPTLVKKQAAIIYSALVDLFPDKSSLFQTNYTRFTAELEALHHELQDLLKEHRGKRFMVFHPSWGYFAREYGLEQIAIEIEGKTPKPAQLAELIEYAREHEIKVVFAQQQFSQKSASIIAREIDGEVRVVDPLAENWVANMKKAAHTFSVAVQ
- a CDS encoding MraY family glycosyltransferase, giving the protein MVESVLVSFVLGGLGAACIYFFGKDLGFIDIPNHRSSHRKPIPKGGGIGILAAFLLLSMLTRIPLLFSASVSIISLFGLLGDRRDISPRLRLTVQFICALLAVLVYFDRDSAGTLEYFLLPVWIFFIVGTANFYNFMDGINGIAAITGAVAFGFLAFFLHLENLEPSFGIISASLAFGCLGFLPFNIPRARVFMGDVGSILLGFVFAVIVFRITDSILDFLCFSSLLFPFYIDELSTMVIRLKNGENLTQAHRLHLYQIVANEKKMAHWKVSLLYGLLQCIVAIGVFSLKPMGIMAVLLFLFLASAGFLLLSFCIRARLRFGEETKKPV
- a CDS encoding YdbL family protein, producing the protein MNLTRNSFILLVFTCIFLILPVAVHSASVKERMAARIPAIDALKDQGVIGENNAGFLEYRTAEKPQQELIAAENADRDLVYKAIGDSQKAPANLVGQRRAKMIAEKGSPGHWFQRPDGEWYKK
- a CDS encoding intermembrane phospholipid transport protein YdbH family protein, producing the protein MPRKGLFIAGIIAFILLIGAVVFLLLPTIANQFLLSATAGKIPFSQHELRLLRVSPWHLEGTIFLGEKDKPGIVVPRFSLHYAPEDLLKKEIRSLHIESAVIHLEQREGRLTVRGLQKRVPAKEERTPMDMQSLPLGVDEIILRNGAIVYHKEKSDVSLLGVDGGISLQYRTGSDGEKELQSLKCSLQTSGALPAGLEAAVQSTTTGYEISFDMSITDIADAVEFVPEAGINEIDGQLKLSGTLQAGKTGGISRYTGAAELEGFRLNGIGFILENEEAQSPVVLQLQGDTAKVQYRLDGLIFSDPEQSTVELSGTYGFEDGEAEGTVTLVPQRTGTPLMMDYQGTLLATTALMKYRLYGEPVTFGKTLNIKGYSAEGDVSIQGQTILGNMTMHVDEITVEEHDLALINLNLDFPFSYPQTVNGAAVSGNGSIETIRYQGVDSGRLQASITPSAEKLYLDTLLTSPLHNELEISCSGSVNMELETMLSCSLPEVEISSSALPAYITLPQSVSFTGKIAGELDLKMRDFRPSGSMQLQYSEGNATFNEHTLSNISAGLEFPELPRIRSSASQLITIGSIDLGEISMSDAQIYLRIDDPQTLFVERLRVKWSKGRVEAAGFKVYQDMEQLETTFYCDRLGLTELLNQFGIGDAEGEGSLNGRLPVIISRDGLVFDDGFLFSTPGKSGIVRFRNTEQLRQGMEAMERSPYLEYTMDALQNFSYNWTKLTFNTEQEMLLLSLQLDGKPSEPLPYGFIDGQIASTAEGSGIQYPLRVDLNFSLPLSELFRYGKNIQSFMENM
- a CDS encoding YnbE family lipoprotein codes for the protein MKCLLAPALFCGLLAMILSSAACTRHNVQVEPIEVKPIHITIDVNVRVDRALDDFFSDLDEVKAE
- a CDS encoding mannose-1-phosphate guanylyltransferase/mannose-6-phosphate isomerase; the encoded protein is MIPVIMAGGTGSRLWPLSRMLYPKQFMALEGEESLLQNTLKRLHGMNCSPAIVISNEEHRFIVAEQLRLIGEKAGPLILEPVGRSTAPAAALAAIEALSQEEDPVLLIMAADHVIKDVPAFQKTVVEALKIAEMDKLVTFGIVPTEAETGYGYIRAKGLTSTLNSADEPAYPVDEFVEKPDLETARLYLDSGDYFWNSGMFMFKARRYLEELEIHSPEILRACRAAMKHTSKDLEFYRVDRAQFEDCPSDSIDYAVMEKTRDAYVVPLNVQWNDIGSWSALWDIAEKDENNNVLKGDILLNEVRNCYINTTGKLVAAVGLEDIVVVNTPDAVLVATKDKVQNVKEIVETLKKQGRTEHYNHREVYRPWGKYDSVDTGDRYQVKRITVKPGAKLSQQMHHHRAEHWVVVSGTARIEKGDDTILLTENQSIYIPLGTTHSLENPGKIPLELIEVQSGSYLGEDDIIRFGDVYGRV